A segment of the bacterium genome:
TGTTGCGGATGGAAGCCAACTCGCCGTCGTCCAACCGTGAGGTCTCCCGGCCCATCAGGTGATATGTGCCACTGGTCGGCCGGTCCAATAGTCCCAGATTATGCAGCAGGGTTGATTTGCCGCTGCCGGAGGCCCCCATGATTGCCACGAAGTCGCCGGCGGCGATATCCAAGCTTACCCCATCGAGGGCCGAGACTTCCACCTTGCCCATCTGGTAGACCTTGGTGATATCACGCAATTCAATAATATTCATCGCTTAGTGCCCTCGCGGTCCCATTAGGCCAGGCGTGGTAGTCGAGTTTCTCCGGGCAGCAGGATCTGATGCCGCGGTACCATTAACAGCCAATACCACCGTGTCGCCTTCCGACAGCCCTGAGAGGATCTCGATGTTCTTTCCATCGTCAATACCGGTCTGCACCTGCCTAATCTTAAAATTGGCAAGGGGCATGAGTCCGCTCCATCTGAGTTTAACCTTGGGGCTTCCGGTCTTCACCTTGACCATCTTCCTTCCATCCGGCCCTTTAACTGCATCGATCGGCAGCAGCAAAGCGTTGGTCTTTTTGCTAATGACAACATTGACGGTGGCCGTCATACCGGCCCGGAACACCTCCGGGACTTTCAGCGGCTGGATCTTTACCTTGTATACGGTAACGTTGTTGATCACCTCGGACTGGTATGCGATGTGCTCGATGGTGCCTTGGTAAGAGGCATCTGGATAGGCGTCCAGCACGATCTCGACCTGCTGGCGCAACTTGATATGCCGCAGATCAGTCTCGTCAACATTGGCCTCGATGATCAGCCGATCGGCCATAACCAAGATGGGATCGCTGGAGGACACCGTCTGCCCCGGTTCCTTGCC
Coding sequences within it:
- a CDS encoding ATP-binding cassette domain-containing protein yields the protein MNIIELRDITKVYQMGKVEVSALDGVSLDIAAGDFVAIMGASGSGKSTLLHNLGLLDRPTSGTYHLMGRETSRLDDGELASIRN
- a CDS encoding efflux RND transporter periplasmic adaptor subunit, whose protein sequence is MKKVLLWVGIILGVVIIILSVRAVWKYQQAKRTIEAAVCLPTRGDIAFEFKVNGSVEPRNQLDINSQVAGRIEQIMVNEGDRVNKGAIIAWVSSTDRATILDAVNSADEKDKAYWEAAYKPTPIVAPLSGFIISRGKEPGQTVSSSDPILVMADRLIIEANVDETDLRHIKLRQQVEIVLDAYPDASYQGTIEHIAYQSEVINNVTVYKVKIQPLKVPEVFRAGMTATVNVVISKKTNALLLPIDAVKGPDGRKMVKVKTGSPKVKLRWSGLMPLANFKIRQVQTGIDDGKNIEILSGLSEGDTVVLAVNGTAASDPAARRNSTTTPGLMGPRGH